In the Streptomyces sp. BHT-5-2 genome, one interval contains:
- a CDS encoding proline racemase family protein: protein MRTRHVFHAVDSHTEGMPTRVITGGVGVIPGTTMAERRTYFIEHMDHLRTLLMYEPRGHAAMSGAILQPPTRPDADYGVLYIEVSGLLPMCGHGTIGVATVLVETGMVPVTEPVTTVRLDTPAGLVSVDVRVADGAATSVTLTNVPAFCAALDRRVEVPGHGTVTHDLAFGGNFYAFVELDALGLPFDRARKDDLLAAGLAVMDAINASPERPVHPERPEIAGVKHVYLTAPGSDAHHSRHAMAIHPGWFDRSPCGTGTSARMAQLHARGQLPLGRDFVNESFIGTRFTGRLIEETTVGALPAVVPTVTGRAWITGTAQYFLDPDDPFPGGFLL from the coding sequence GTGCGCACCCGCCATGTCTTCCACGCCGTCGATTCCCACACCGAGGGCATGCCCACCCGCGTGATCACCGGCGGCGTCGGCGTCATCCCCGGGACCACCATGGCCGAGCGGCGGACGTACTTCATCGAGCACATGGACCACCTCCGGACGCTCCTGATGTACGAACCACGTGGTCATGCCGCCATGAGCGGCGCCATCCTCCAACCGCCCACCCGCCCCGACGCCGACTACGGGGTCCTCTACATCGAGGTCTCCGGGCTCCTCCCGATGTGCGGGCACGGCACGATCGGGGTCGCCACCGTCCTGGTCGAGACGGGCATGGTGCCGGTGACCGAACCGGTCACCACCGTCCGGCTCGACACCCCGGCGGGACTGGTGAGCGTCGACGTACGGGTGGCGGACGGCGCCGCCACCTCCGTCACGCTCACCAACGTCCCCGCCTTCTGCGCCGCCCTGGACCGCAGGGTCGAGGTCCCCGGCCACGGCACGGTCACCCACGACCTCGCGTTCGGCGGGAACTTCTACGCCTTCGTCGAACTCGACGCGCTGGGGCTGCCGTTCGACCGCGCCCGCAAGGACGACCTGCTGGCCGCCGGACTCGCCGTCATGGACGCCATCAACGCCTCGCCGGAGCGGCCCGTGCACCCCGAGCGGCCGGAGATCGCCGGAGTCAAGCACGTCTACCTCACCGCTCCCGGCTCCGACGCCCACCACTCGCGGCACGCCATGGCCATCCATCCCGGCTGGTTCGACCGCTCCCCGTGCGGAACGGGTACCTCGGCCCGGATGGCCCAGCTGCACGCACGCGGTCAACTTCCCCTGGGCCGCGACTTCGTCAACGAATCCTTCATCGGCACCCGCTTCACGGGCCGTCTGATCGAGGAGACCACGGTCGGCGCACTGCCCGCCGTCGTACCGACCGTCACCGGACGCGCCTGGATCACCGGCACCGCGCAGTACTTCCTCGACCCGGACGACCCCTTCCCCGGAGGTTTCCTGCTGTGA
- a CDS encoding aldehyde dehydrogenase: MTDAASPITSHNPADPSDVLLRIPAPGASGAAGAVERARAAQPDWLRGGAAARSAALGAVAAAIDAAAAELAALAVREVGKPLTEARAEVARTAAIWRYYAQAPYEPVGAVHETAAGPGLLLTRRRPHGVAGLVTPWNFPFAIPSWKAAPALAAGNAVVLKPAPEATACAQRLADIVRQALPDEVFTVLPGGATEGQALVCTADVVSFTGSTAVGRNVARAATERGVPVQAEMGGLNAAIVLPDADIERAAAHLAAAIAGYAGQKCTATSRVIAVGAALAPLREALAAALRAVPVGDPADPATVSGPLISAAARDQVGDARQGLSPVAGGTAPDGPGWYAAPTLVEKVPPGHRLLREEVFGPLAVLQPADDLDHAVHLTNSVPYGLVTSVHTADLDAALCGLDRLDTGMIRINAPSTGVDFHLPFGGTKASSHGPREQGRAALEFYTSTRTYTLSPAKAT, from the coding sequence GTGACCGACGCCGCCTCCCCCATCACCTCGCACAACCCGGCCGACCCCTCCGACGTCCTGCTCCGGATCCCGGCGCCCGGCGCCTCGGGGGCGGCCGGCGCCGTGGAGCGGGCCCGCGCGGCCCAGCCCGACTGGCTGCGCGGCGGGGCGGCCGCCCGCTCCGCCGCGCTCGGCGCGGTCGCCGCCGCCATCGACGCCGCCGCGGCCGAGCTGGCCGCACTCGCCGTCCGCGAAGTGGGCAAGCCGCTCACCGAGGCCCGCGCCGAAGTCGCCCGCACGGCCGCGATCTGGCGCTACTACGCCCAGGCCCCGTACGAACCCGTCGGCGCGGTCCACGAGACCGCCGCCGGCCCCGGCCTGCTGCTCACCCGCCGCCGCCCGCACGGCGTGGCCGGACTGGTCACGCCCTGGAACTTCCCCTTCGCCATCCCCAGTTGGAAGGCCGCCCCGGCGCTCGCCGCCGGCAACGCGGTCGTCCTCAAACCCGCGCCCGAGGCCACCGCCTGCGCGCAGCGCCTGGCCGACATCGTCCGACAGGCGCTACCCGATGAGGTGTTCACCGTCCTGCCCGGCGGGGCCACCGAAGGCCAGGCACTCGTCTGCACCGCCGATGTCGTCTCCTTCACCGGCTCGACCGCCGTGGGTCGGAACGTCGCCCGCGCCGCCACGGAACGGGGCGTCCCGGTCCAGGCCGAGATGGGCGGCCTCAACGCGGCGATCGTCCTCCCCGACGCCGACATCGAACGGGCCGCGGCCCACCTCGCCGCCGCCATCGCCGGGTACGCGGGTCAGAAGTGCACCGCCACCAGCCGCGTCATCGCGGTCGGTGCGGCCCTCGCCCCGCTGCGCGAGGCGCTCGCCGCGGCCCTGCGAGCCGTACCCGTCGGTGATCCGGCCGACCCGGCGACCGTGAGTGGGCCGCTGATCAGCGCAGCGGCCCGCGACCAGGTCGGCGACGCACGGCAGGGACTGAGCCCGGTGGCCGGCGGAACGGCACCCGACGGGCCCGGCTGGTACGCGGCCCCGACCCTGGTCGAGAAGGTCCCACCGGGGCACCGCCTCCTGCGCGAAGAGGTCTTCGGCCCACTCGCCGTACTACAGCCCGCCGACGACCTCGACCACGCCGTACACCTCACCAACTCCGTGCCGTACGGCCTGGTCACGTCGGTCCACACCGCTGATCTGGACGCGGCGCTGTGCGGCCTGGACCGGCTCGACACCGGAATGATCCGGATCAACGCACCGTCCACGGGCGTCGACTTCCACCTGCCGTTCGGCGGCACCAAGGCGTCCAGCCACGGGCCGCGTGAACAGGGCCGGGCGGCGCTGGAGTTCTACACCTCCACCCGGACCTACACCCTGTCGCCCGCCAAGGCAACGTGA
- a CDS encoding GntR family transcriptional regulator, translating to MGHLKHRDLNAGRERLRDQVSNALRAALISGELRPGMVYSAPVLAEDFGISATPVREAMLDLAREGLVEPVRNKGFRVTEVNERDLDQYTEIRALIEIPTVGRVARTATREELEALRPVAEEIVRAARDHDLIGYLEADRQFHLSLLALSGNDRLVETVGDLRKRSRLYGLTALDKRGELIPSAEEHLELLDLMLAGDTKKAERCMARHLGHVRSLWAGSGGSSPAETTGATRRSGKRPS from the coding sequence ATGGGGCACCTGAAGCACCGCGACCTCAACGCAGGCCGGGAGCGGCTGCGCGACCAGGTGAGCAACGCCCTGCGCGCCGCCCTGATCTCCGGCGAACTTCGTCCGGGCATGGTGTACTCGGCTCCGGTCCTCGCCGAGGACTTCGGGATCTCCGCCACGCCCGTACGCGAAGCGATGCTCGACCTGGCCCGCGAGGGCCTGGTCGAGCCCGTCCGCAACAAGGGCTTCCGGGTCACCGAGGTCAACGAGCGCGACCTCGACCAGTACACCGAGATCCGCGCACTCATCGAGATCCCCACGGTCGGCCGAGTCGCCCGCACCGCCACCCGCGAGGAGCTGGAGGCGCTGCGGCCGGTCGCCGAGGAGATCGTGCGGGCCGCCCGTGATCACGACCTCATCGGCTATCTGGAGGCCGACCGGCAGTTCCACCTCTCGCTCCTCGCGCTCTCCGGCAACGACCGTCTCGTCGAGACCGTCGGCGACCTGCGCAAGCGCTCCCGCCTGTACGGCCTCACCGCCCTCGACAAGCGCGGTGAACTGATCCCCTCGGCCGAGGAACACCTGGAACTACTCGACCTGATGCTCGCCGGCGACACGAAGAAGGCCGAGCGGTGCATGGCCAGGCACCTGGGCCACGTCCGCTCCCTGTGGGCCGGCAGCGGCGGCTCCTCCCCGGCCGAAACCACGGGGGCGACGCGGCGTTCCGGGAAGCGTCCCTCCTGA
- a CDS encoding alpha/beta fold hydrolase, with product MNPAHATTDHVFTVPLDHSLPDGPTLQVFAREVVDPARTQDQLPWLLYLQGGPGGKAPRPSAGSPGWLPQALKSHRVLLLDQRGTGRSTPVTAKAASRFASPAELAAHLAHFRADAIVADAELIRRQLCGDEPWETLGQSYGGFITLTYLSQAPHGLRACYVTGGLPGLTATADDVYHRTYPRVRDRVRDFYARYPEDAARLRKIADLLPSDDVRLPGGDRLTTRRLRTLGLVLGVGDGFERLHWLLDESLDADGELADTFLHQVESLTGFTDNPLYAVMQETLYGQGAGPTAWAADRSLTDFPEFAEDADPLLLTGEMIYPWMFREIKGLRPFADAADLLAQRTDWPLLYDPQRLAANQVPLAAVVYHDDMYVDAGLSLRTAQDVGATRAWVTNEWEHDGVTASNGRVLARLMDLAAGRA from the coding sequence ATGAACCCCGCTCATGCCACCACCGATCACGTCTTCACCGTCCCGCTGGACCACTCACTTCCGGACGGCCCGACCCTCCAGGTGTTCGCACGTGAGGTCGTCGACCCGGCCCGCACGCAGGACCAACTGCCCTGGCTCCTCTACTTGCAGGGCGGCCCCGGCGGCAAGGCCCCCCGTCCTTCGGCGGGATCGCCGGGATGGCTGCCCCAGGCGCTCAAGAGCCACCGGGTGCTCCTCCTCGACCAGCGCGGCACCGGCCGCTCCACTCCGGTCACCGCCAAAGCGGCCTCCCGGTTCGCCTCTCCGGCCGAACTGGCCGCCCACCTGGCCCACTTCCGCGCCGACGCCATCGTGGCCGACGCGGAGCTGATCCGCAGGCAACTGTGCGGTGACGAGCCCTGGGAGACACTCGGCCAGAGCTACGGCGGCTTCATCACCCTCACCTACCTCTCCCAGGCCCCCCACGGCCTGCGAGCCTGCTACGTCACCGGCGGCCTGCCCGGACTCACCGCGACCGCGGACGACGTCTACCACCGCACCTACCCCCGGGTACGGGACCGGGTCCGCGACTTCTACGCCCGCTACCCCGAGGACGCCGCCCGACTGCGCAAGATCGCGGACCTTCTCCCGTCCGACGACGTCCGACTGCCCGGCGGCGACCGCCTCACCACCCGCCGTCTGCGCACCCTCGGCCTCGTCCTCGGGGTGGGCGACGGCTTCGAACGCCTCCACTGGCTGCTCGACGAATCCCTGGACGCGGACGGCGAGTTGGCCGACACCTTCCTCCACCAGGTCGAGTCCCTGACCGGTTTCACCGACAACCCGCTGTACGCCGTCATGCAGGAGACGCTGTACGGGCAGGGGGCCGGCCCGACCGCCTGGGCCGCCGACCGGTCACTGACCGACTTCCCCGAGTTCGCCGAGGACGCCGACCCCCTCCTCCTCACCGGGGAAATGATCTACCCCTGGATGTTCCGTGAGATCAAGGGCCTGCGCCCCTTCGCGGACGCCGCGGACCTCCTCGCCCAGCGCACCGACTGGCCCCTGCTCTACGACCCCCAACGCCTCGCCGCCAACCAGGTCCCCCTGGCCGCGGTCGTCTACCACGACGACATGTACGTCGACGCGGGACTCTCGCTGCGCACGGCGCAGGACGTCGGCGCCACCCGCGCCTGGGTCACCAACGAATGGGAGCACGACGGCGTCACCGCCTCCAACGGCCGGGTCCTCGCCCGCCTGATGGACCTGGCCGCCGGCCGCGCGTAG
- a CDS encoding M6 family metalloprotease domain-containing protein, whose amino-acid sequence MSHVPTRLRACTAALALASCLAAPASANGAAPPPTPRPSSLAADCALPGRTRWTDEGHDTDRTRFQRATGTRRVLMLFVDFPDARATDSTEKYAAQLAPAADWMRTASYGHTRLALTALHRWVRMPATSDSYGFRRGLTFEAHEKYLRDAVTAADPYADFSRYDMVYVVPTRAASAISFSPTYLYDPTTPGVTADGTRIKWAVTFGQDMWHWGPRVADHETGHTFGLPDLYSFTGPTHQYVGGWDVMGNIAGPAPQYLGWHSWKLGWTRDAQVACLAAPGRRTVRLTPVERRGGTKIAVLRTGATTAYVAESRRAQGHDAQACSRGVLIYKVDSATRTGEGPVRVMNGHPSAKPRAGCTPLDLAAYTPGQHFTDPDNDVRIDVLAGGAAGDAVKLRRS is encoded by the coding sequence ATGTCCCACGTCCCCACACGTCTGCGCGCCTGCACCGCGGCTCTCGCCCTCGCGTCCTGCCTCGCCGCCCCCGCATCGGCGAACGGGGCCGCGCCACCGCCGACCCCACGTCCCTCGTCCCTCGCCGCCGACTGCGCGCTGCCCGGCAGGACCAGATGGACCGACGAGGGTCATGACACCGACCGCACCCGGTTCCAGCGCGCCACCGGAACCAGGCGCGTCCTGATGCTGTTCGTGGACTTCCCCGACGCCAGGGCCACCGACTCCACAGAGAAGTACGCGGCCCAACTCGCCCCCGCCGCCGACTGGATGCGCACGGCCAGCTACGGGCACACACGCCTCGCCCTCACCGCGCTGCACCGCTGGGTCCGCATGCCGGCGACTTCGGACTCGTACGGATTCCGGCGCGGCCTCACCTTCGAGGCCCACGAGAAGTACCTACGCGACGCGGTCACCGCCGCCGACCCGTACGCGGACTTCTCCCGCTACGACATGGTCTACGTCGTCCCCACCAGGGCGGCCTCCGCGATCTCCTTCTCCCCGACCTACCTCTACGACCCCACCACGCCCGGAGTGACCGCCGACGGCACCCGCATCAAGTGGGCCGTGACCTTCGGCCAGGACATGTGGCACTGGGGCCCCAGGGTCGCCGACCACGAGACCGGCCACACCTTCGGCCTGCCCGACCTCTACTCCTTCACCGGCCCCACCCACCAGTACGTCGGCGGCTGGGACGTCATGGGCAACATCGCCGGCCCCGCACCCCAGTACCTGGGCTGGCACTCCTGGAAGCTCGGCTGGACCCGCGATGCCCAGGTCGCCTGCCTGGCCGCGCCCGGCCGACGCACCGTGCGCCTGACCCCGGTGGAACGACGCGGCGGCACCAAGATCGCCGTGCTGCGCACCGGGGCGACGACGGCGTACGTCGCGGAGTCCCGCAGGGCCCAGGGCCACGACGCACAGGCGTGCTCGCGCGGCGTCCTCATCTACAAGGTCGACTCCGCGACCCGGACCGGCGAGGGTCCGGTCCGCGTCATGAACGGCCACCCGTCCGCGAAGCCACGAGCCGGCTGCACCCCCCTGGACCTCGCGGCGTACACGCCCGGCCAACACTTCACGGACCCGGACAACGACGTCCGCATCGACGTTCTCGCGGGTGGCGCGGCAGGGGATGCGGTGAAACTCCGCAGGTCGTAG
- a CDS encoding ABC transporter permease — protein MLRTALRNVHAHKARLIMTALAVLLGVAFVSGTLVFADTTANAYRNAAAQSLKGVAVSVQADETGTAPDTAGGAAGKATGALDTALARKIRQLPGVDSVRPTVHGQATLAGKDGRPVDADTSGQDLATNYLPGKDGKDSRFPLKEGRGPASEDELALDARTAAKAGYRIGDTVRFAIDGPALTGKLVGIVSTDDPQATAGDTPSGGGTRTLFDTRTAQKLFHHPGRFDEIAVAARTGTDEHTLTEQVQALLPKEGARAVSGTQLAAEQSARIAENTGYLTKTLLVFAGIALFVGVFLIANTFTMLIAQRSREIALLRAVGAARRQVVRSVLVEAGLLGLVASAGGFALGLGIAAAMRPLLNTTGAGLPDGPLVITPAAPLASLAVGVVITVLAAWLPSRKAAKIAPVAALSSVDQAPPARALMVRNVLGSLLTGAGVLVMLYVSTLRTSKESNLMAAMLGGVLTLGGVIALAPLLSRPLITLAGKVTTRFCGVSGKLARENALRNPRRTAATASALMIGLALITGLTVGAHSAQHAMAQEATQGLTADYKVNYSTARGLAPDAVGKVARVPGVAAAAPVTTAQLGTHGRSAVITGTDPEAFGKTARLDFRAGSLHDVGPGRIAVSDDFAARAGLKAGATLDAEMGDGTAGGKAAKRKLTVVGIYAKTRTVDDALGTRADVLPYSVTKQFDNLLVKAEPGKAAGLERTIRAALGDSPLLKVRSQEQLVKDHNEPVTTVLSMMYGLLGMAVVIAILGVVNTLAMSVFERTREIGMLRAIGLDRSGVRQMVRLESVVISLFGAVLGIGTGVFLAWAAGGLTTSSMHAYETVLPWGRLGTFLLLSLMIGVLAAIWPARRAARLNMLRSVQSS, from the coding sequence ATGCTGCGTACCGCCCTGCGCAACGTCCATGCGCACAAAGCCCGATTGATCATGACCGCGCTCGCGGTCCTGCTCGGCGTCGCCTTCGTCTCCGGCACCCTCGTCTTCGCCGACACCACCGCCAACGCCTACCGCAACGCCGCGGCCCAGAGCCTCAAGGGCGTGGCCGTCTCCGTGCAGGCGGATGAGACCGGCACTGCTCCCGATACGGCGGGCGGCGCGGCCGGTAAGGCCACCGGCGCCCTCGACACCGCGCTGGCGCGGAAGATCCGCCAACTGCCCGGCGTCGACTCGGTGCGCCCGACCGTCCACGGTCAGGCCACCCTGGCCGGCAAGGACGGCCGCCCGGTCGACGCCGACACCAGTGGGCAGGACCTGGCCACCAACTACCTGCCGGGCAAGGACGGCAAGGACAGCCGCTTCCCGCTGAAGGAAGGGCGCGGCCCCGCCTCCGAGGACGAACTGGCCCTGGACGCCAGGACCGCCGCGAAGGCCGGCTACCGCATCGGTGACACCGTCCGCTTCGCCATCGACGGGCCCGCGCTGACCGGGAAGCTGGTCGGCATCGTCTCCACCGACGACCCCCAGGCCACCGCTGGGGACACCCCCTCCGGGGGAGGCACCCGCACCCTCTTCGACACCCGGACCGCGCAGAAACTGTTCCACCACCCCGGACGGTTCGACGAGATCGCGGTCGCGGCCCGCACGGGGACCGACGAGCACACGCTGACCGAACAGGTGCAGGCGCTGCTTCCCAAGGAGGGCGCCAGGGCCGTCAGCGGGACCCAACTGGCCGCCGAGCAGTCCGCCCGGATCGCCGAGAACACCGGATACCTCACCAAGACGCTGCTGGTCTTCGCCGGCATCGCGCTGTTCGTCGGCGTGTTCCTCATCGCCAACACCTTCACCATGCTCATCGCCCAGCGCAGCCGGGAGATCGCGCTGCTGCGGGCCGTGGGCGCGGCACGCCGCCAGGTCGTCCGCTCCGTCCTCGTCGAGGCGGGTCTGCTCGGCCTCGTGGCCTCCGCCGGCGGATTCGCGCTCGGCCTCGGTATCGCCGCCGCCATGCGTCCGCTGCTCAACACCACCGGTGCCGGGCTGCCCGACGGACCGCTGGTCATCACGCCGGCGGCCCCGCTGGCCTCGCTCGCGGTCGGCGTCGTCATCACCGTGCTGGCGGCCTGGCTGCCGTCCCGCAAGGCCGCGAAGATCGCCCCCGTGGCGGCGCTCAGCAGCGTCGACCAGGCTCCGCCCGCCCGCGCCCTGATGGTCCGCAACGTGCTCGGCAGCCTGCTCACCGGAGCCGGGGTGCTGGTGATGCTGTACGTCTCCACGCTCAGGACCAGCAAGGAGTCGAACCTGATGGCCGCGATGCTCGGCGGCGTACTGACCCTCGGTGGTGTGATCGCGCTGGCCCCGCTGCTCTCCCGGCCGCTGATCACGCTGGCCGGCAAGGTCACCACCCGCTTCTGCGGCGTCAGCGGAAAGCTGGCCAGGGAAAATGCGCTGCGCAATCCGCGCCGCACCGCCGCCACCGCGTCCGCCCTGATGATCGGGCTCGCCCTGATCACCGGTCTGACCGTCGGCGCGCACTCCGCCCAGCACGCCATGGCCCAGGAGGCCACCCAGGGGCTGACCGCCGACTACAAGGTCAACTACAGCACCGCCCGCGGGCTCGCTCCGGACGCCGTCGGCAAGGTCGCCCGGGTACCCGGGGTCGCCGCGGCCGCCCCCGTCACCACGGCGCAGTTGGGCACCCATGGCCGGTCCGCCGTCATCACCGGCACCGACCCGGAGGCGTTCGGCAAGACCGCACGGCTCGACTTCCGCGCCGGCTCACTGCACGACGTCGGCCCCGGGAGGATCGCGGTCTCCGACGACTTCGCAGCGCGAGCCGGACTCAAGGCCGGCGCCACCCTCGACGCGGAGATGGGCGACGGCACGGCCGGCGGAAAGGCAGCGAAGCGGAAGCTGACGGTCGTCGGCATCTACGCCAAGACCCGCACCGTCGACGACGCCCTGGGCACGCGTGCCGACGTCCTTCCCTACTCCGTGACGAAGCAGTTCGACAACCTGCTGGTCAAGGCCGAGCCCGGCAAGGCCGCCGGCCTGGAGCGCACGATCCGCGCCGCGCTCGGCGACAGCCCGCTGCTGAAGGTCCGCTCCCAGGAGCAACTCGTCAAGGACCACAACGAGCCGGTCACCACCGTCCTCAGCATGATGTACGGGCTGCTCGGCATGGCCGTCGTCATCGCGATCCTCGGCGTCGTCAACACCCTGGCCATGTCGGTCTTCGAACGTACCCGTGAGATCGGGATGCTGCGCGCCATCGGTCTCGACCGCTCCGGCGTCCGGCAGATGGTCCGGCTGGAGTCGGTGGTCATCTCCCTGTTCGGCGCGGTCCTCGGGATCGGCACCGGCGTCTTCCTGGCCTGGGCCGCAGGCGGCCTGACCACGAGCTCGATGCACGCGTACGAGACGGTCCTGCCGTGGGGGAGGCTCGGCACGTTCCTGCTCCTGTCCCTGATGATCGGTGTCCTGGCCGCCATCTGGCCGGCGCGCCGAGCCGCCCGCCTGAACATGCTGCGCTCCGTTCAGTCGAGTTGA
- a CDS encoding ABC transporter ATP-binding protein produces the protein MPLHATATARLRAPSVAARATRLTKVYGEGDTRVVALDSVTVEFGRGRFTAIMGPSGSGKSTLMHCMAGLDAVSGGSARIGDTELAGLKDRQLTRLRREKIGFVFQSFNLLPTLNALENITLPLDIAGREPDPEWLELIVGTVGLAGRLRHRPSQLSGGQQQRVAVARALAGRPEIIFADEPTGNLDSRSGAEILGFLRDSVRELGQTVVMVTHDPVAASYADRVVFLADGRVTDELSAPAPEAVLDRMRLFDTKRRTS, from the coding sequence ATGCCGCTGCATGCCACTGCCACCGCCCGCCTCCGCGCCCCCTCCGTTGCCGCTCGCGCAACGCGGCTGACCAAGGTCTACGGCGAGGGCGACACCCGCGTCGTCGCCCTCGACTCGGTGACGGTGGAGTTCGGGCGCGGTCGGTTCACCGCGATCATGGGCCCGTCCGGCTCGGGCAAGTCGACGCTGATGCACTGCATGGCGGGGCTGGACGCCGTATCCGGCGGGTCTGCTCGGATCGGTGACACCGAGCTGGCCGGGTTGAAGGACCGCCAACTCACCAGGCTGCGGCGGGAGAAGATCGGCTTCGTCTTCCAGTCGTTCAACCTGCTGCCCACGCTGAACGCCCTGGAGAACATCACGCTTCCGCTGGACATCGCCGGTCGTGAGCCCGACCCGGAGTGGTTGGAGCTGATCGTGGGGACGGTCGGCCTGGCCGGGCGGTTGCGACACCGTCCGTCGCAGCTGTCCGGCGGTCAGCAGCAGAGGGTCGCCGTGGCCCGTGCGCTGGCCGGACGTCCGGAGATCATCTTCGCGGACGAGCCGACCGGCAACCTCGACTCCCGTTCCGGCGCGGAGATCCTGGGCTTTCTGCGGGACTCCGTACGGGAGTTGGGGCAGACGGTGGTGATGGTCACCCACGACCCGGTCGCCGCCTCCTACGCGGACCGGGTGGTCTTCCTCGCCGACGGACGCGTCACCGACGAACTGTCCGCCCCTGCCCCCGAGGCCGTGCTGGACCGTATGCGGCTCTTCGACACCAAGCGACGGACGAGCTGA
- a CDS encoding response regulator transcription factor has protein sequence MTDQANSVGSGAGSAIRVLLADDEEMIRHGIRLILRHTDGIDVVGEAVNGAEAVRLTAEHRPDVVLLDIRMPVLDGLAAIEPLIALDPAPQVVMLTTFGDEENVTRALRAGATGFLLKDEGAQELIRAVRAAAAGDAVLSPGVTGTVIRRMLSGGGPTAPESRVTGLTGREREVLVMLGEGISNPEIGRRLGIGVGTVKSHVRSILEKTDCGSRVQAGLLAHQAGLMG, from the coding sequence ATGACTGACCAGGCCAACTCCGTGGGCTCCGGGGCGGGTTCCGCGATCCGGGTACTGCTCGCCGATGACGAGGAGATGATCCGGCACGGGATCCGGCTGATCCTCCGGCACACGGACGGCATCGACGTGGTGGGCGAGGCGGTCAACGGCGCCGAGGCCGTCCGGCTCACCGCCGAGCACCGGCCCGATGTGGTGCTCCTCGACATCCGTATGCCCGTCCTCGACGGGCTGGCGGCCATTGAACCGCTGATCGCGCTCGACCCCGCGCCGCAGGTCGTCATGCTCACCACCTTCGGCGACGAGGAGAACGTCACCCGGGCCCTGCGGGCGGGTGCCACCGGCTTCCTGCTGAAGGACGAGGGGGCGCAGGAGCTGATCCGCGCGGTGCGGGCGGCGGCCGCAGGGGATGCCGTGCTCTCGCCGGGCGTCACCGGGACGGTGATCCGGCGGATGCTGAGTGGCGGCGGGCCCACTGCCCCCGAGAGCAGGGTGACGGGGCTGACCGGCCGGGAGCGGGAGGTGCTGGTCATGCTGGGGGAGGGGATCTCGAACCCGGAGATCGGCAGGCGGCTCGGCATCGGCGTGGGGACGGTCAAGAGCCACGTCCGGTCGATCCTGGAGAAGACGGACTGCGGCAGCCGGGTGCAGGCGGGGCTGCTGGCGCACCAGGCCGGGCTCATGGGCTGA